A stretch of BD1-7 clade bacterium DNA encodes these proteins:
- the hcp1_3 gene encoding Protein hcp1, translated as MAGDMFIEIEGIKGESIDSSHKEDIDILGWSWGVSQSGSMQSSSGGGAGRANVQDLSFSKYTDKSTALLVDACAVGKHVKKALITVRKSGGKPLEYFGILLEDVMISSVSMGGAQGSEMLSETVTLNFGKYTVIYIPQTKKGSGGAAITSGFDIPQNKSG; from the coding sequence ATGGCTGGTGATATGTTTATTGAAATCGAGGGTATCAAGGGGGAATCCATTGACAGTTCCCACAAGGAAGATATTGATATTCTCGGGTGGAGTTGGGGCGTTTCCCAAAGTGGTTCCATGCAGAGTTCTAGCGGCGGTGGTGCAGGACGCGCTAACGTGCAAGATCTCAGTTTTTCAAAATACACGGATAAATCAACGGCGCTGTTAGTCGATGCTTGCGCTGTTGGTAAACACGTAAAAAAGGCATTGATTACGGTTCGAAAATCCGGCGGTAAGCCGTTAGAGTATTTTGGAATTCTGTTAGAAGATGTCATGATCTCAAGTGTATCCATGGGGGGCGCGCAAGGCAGTGAAATGTTGAGCGAAACCGTTACCCTTAATTTTGGAAAATACACGGTTATTTATATCCCGCAGACGAAGAAAGGCAGCGGCGGTGCAGCAATTACCTCGGGCTTTGACATCCCACAAAACAAGTCGGGTTAA
- the hcp1_2 gene encoding Protein hcp1, with amino-acid sequence MATDMFIKIDGVKGESVDSKHKDEIDILGWSWGISQSGSMQSSSGGGAGRANVQDLSFTKYTDKSTALLVDSSATGKHLKKAVITVRKAGEKPLEYLTVTLEDVMVSSVSLGGAEGNELLTENVTLNFAKYTIDYIPQSKKGAGGAAVSSSFDAAKNMAKG; translated from the coding sequence ATGGCGACAGATATGTTCATTAAAATCGATGGTGTAAAAGGTGAGTCCGTCGACAGTAAACACAAAGACGAAATTGATATTCTGGGTTGGAGCTGGGGAATATCACAGAGTGGGTCTATGCAAAGTTCAAGCGGAGGCGGTGCAGGACGCGCGAACGTACAAGACTTGTCGTTTACCAAATACACGGATAAATCGACCGCATTGTTAGTTGATTCCAGTGCAACGGGCAAACATCTCAAAAAAGCTGTTATTACTGTCAGAAAGGCAGGCGAAAAGCCGCTTGAATACCTGACAGTGACGTTAGAAGACGTCATGGTTTCCAGTGTCTCGCTCGGCGGTGCCGAGGGCAATGAGTTACTGACTGAAAATGTGACGTTGAATTTTGCTAAATACACCATCGATTATATACCACAAAGCAAGAAGGGCGCTGGTGGGGCGGCTGTATCGTCGAGTTTCGATGCGGCTAAAAATATGGCGAAAGGATAG